The Paraburkholderia agricolaris genome includes the window TTCTCTGCTTAATCCCATCAATAATCCAGACGCTCATCAACCCCGCGCTCACGCAAGCAATGATATCCGGCCTGGACACAGCGATCGCCAGCCAGACCATGTGCACATAACCGCGGAAAAATGCCGGCACAGCCCGGCGCAGATCATTCCAGCGCGTCGTCGCCAATACGCCACCCATCGCCGCCATCACCGTAAAGAGCGCCCACGCGAATTGCGTCGAACGCTCTTCACGTTGCAGCAGCAAAACGATCAGCGCGACGAAACCCGCAAACCACATCGCCACGCCAAACCACGCAGCGCGTGGTCGGCGTGCGAACCAGCCACGCCACTCCTGTTGCGCAAAAGAGAAGTAGAAAGCGAACAGCACGCCGTATGCGAACGGCATCGGCCATGCTCGAAGATCGGTGGAGAGCCAATGTCCGACGAAGCCAAACCCTATCGCACCGACGGCAGCCAGTATCGCGAGCTGCCTGATGCGCGGCCATCCATAGATCAGCGCGGCCCATATCGTGCATACGCCGAGTGTGCCCATTGCAACCGAGCTCAGCCGCTCGTTGCCTGCATCGCACAACGCGCCGGCCGTTGCGCCAAGCCACAGCGGAATCCAGCCGTAACGTAGCCAGCCAATCGAGCGTAGCGCCCGCAGCCGCTGTTGCTGCGGTTCTGACAGCAGCACGGTTATCGCGGCGCTGGTGACCAGCGTCACCATCAGTGTGGCAAGAAGCACCGCCAGCTGGACTGGTGTCCATTGATCTAACCATCGATCGCCGCTCAGGTTCATCGAAGCGCTGGCGAACAGCAAACCGCACCACGCGCTCAACGCGAGCGTCGGGCCGAACAGGCGTCCCGCGCCGACGCGGAACGTCAGGCAGCGGGTCCAGAATTCGACCTTCTCACTGTCGAGCCGCAAGCGCACAACATTCGGATGGTAGCGGCCGAGCGCAGTCAGCAACTGTTCCATCT containing:
- a CDS encoding J domain-containing protein — encoded protein: MDTTSAYHWPWDVLGIAANADERTVRRAYARLLKQQRPDEDAEAFQRLRYAYESALQMVNAGAAGGVTADVSAHARMPQSVPIPDATPETVQVSLPMPEPTSPSSGFAQASPAVRRREPDAFESAVQLWQDFVTQRDKLESRRSLQDLFSHVVNIQTRDELEWQALVHCLNEDASATLRMNLSAVLGWRDNAAHLRRRNAAIATLALDRVFADEDYGALRLGFTNAMALLEGPQLPLATGARALLRAGMRTEMEQLLTALGRYHPNVVRLRLDSEKVEFWTRCLTFRVGAGRLFGPTLALSAWCGLLFASASMNLSGDRWLDQWTPVQLAVLLATLMVTLVTSAAITVLLSEPQQQRLRALRSIGWLRYGWIPLWLGATAGALCDAGNERLSSVAMGTLGVCTIWAALIYGWPRIRQLAILAAVGAIGFGFVGHWLSTDLRAWPMPFAYGVLFAFYFSFAQQEWRGWFARRPRAAWFGVAMWFAGFVALIVLLLQREERSTQFAWALFTVMAAMGGVLATTRWNDLRRAVPAFFRGYVHMVWLAIAVSRPDIIACVSAGLMSVWIIDGIKQRRGSRGTLG